A stretch of the Acidobacteriota bacterium genome encodes the following:
- a CDS encoding amidohydrolase, which translates to MTHTSPAGPRAARPGVVLALALALAAPAPASAAASHEPLPADLILLNADVVGVGPARSTRSAVAIRGGAIAFVGGETQAMALRGERTRVADLRGFTLLPGLTDAHGHVSALGFELTQVSLFDAKSEEDAAARVREAASKAPPGEWIRGRGWDQTRWPTNEFPGRASVDAAAPLHPVALFRVDGHALWLNSRALDVAGIGRETPDPAGGRIVRDAAGSPTGVLVDNAMRLVESHIPPADRAHAKQAIVLALNRCLDVGLTEVHDAGISTEEESIYKELAAAGDLPIRVYAMLGGTQRPVNDAFAEPPILGMGGDFFTLRAIKLGIDGALGSRGAALFEDYADAPGQRGLITREPAEIESIARQAIAKGFQVCVHAIGDRGNAGALDALTAALAGAPKGDYRFRIEHAQVLRLKDIPRFKASGIIPSMQPTHCTSDMRWAEARLGPKRIAGAYAWRKLLATGVPLPGGSDFPVESQNPFLGIYAAVTRQDRSGFPAGGWRPEERMTIGEALRAFTLDAAYAAFEEDRAGAIEAGRRADIVVLRSNPLTMPVSEILEAAPAAVLLAGRVVRTSPDVAGRLPVDASPRSPR; encoded by the coding sequence GTGACACACACCTCACCGGCGGGGCCCCGGGCCGCGCGTCCCGGAGTCGTTCTCGCACTCGCGCTCGCGCTGGCGGCGCCCGCCCCGGCGTCCGCCGCGGCGTCGCACGAGCCGCTCCCCGCCGATCTCATCCTCCTGAACGCTGACGTCGTCGGCGTCGGCCCCGCCCGCTCGACTCGATCCGCCGTGGCGATCCGCGGCGGCGCGATCGCCTTCGTCGGCGGCGAGACCCAGGCTATGGCGCTCCGCGGCGAGCGGACGCGCGTTGCCGACCTCCGCGGCTTCACGCTCCTCCCGGGCCTCACCGACGCGCACGGTCACGTGTCGGCCTTGGGCTTCGAGCTGACGCAGGTGAGCCTCTTCGACGCGAAGAGCGAGGAGGACGCCGCGGCGAGAGTGCGCGAGGCGGCCTCGAAGGCACCTCCCGGCGAGTGGATCCGGGGCCGAGGGTGGGATCAGACGCGGTGGCCGACGAACGAGTTCCCTGGAAGGGCCAGCGTCGACGCGGCCGCGCCGCTCCATCCGGTCGCCCTCTTCCGGGTGGACGGTCACGCCCTCTGGCTCAACTCGCGCGCGCTGGACGTCGCGGGGATTGGCCGCGAGACGCCGGATCCCGCCGGCGGCCGCATCGTGCGGGACGCGGCGGGGTCGCCCACGGGCGTTCTCGTCGACAACGCGATGCGCCTCGTCGAGTCGCACATTCCCCCGGCCGACCGGGCCCACGCGAAGCAGGCGATCGTCCTCGCGCTCAACCGCTGCCTCGACGTCGGGCTGACCGAGGTTCACGACGCGGGCATCTCGACCGAGGAAGAGTCCATCTACAAGGAGCTGGCCGCGGCGGGGGATCTCCCGATTCGGGTCTACGCGATGCTCGGGGGCACGCAGCGCCCGGTCAACGACGCCTTCGCCGAGCCCCCGATCCTCGGCATGGGGGGCGATTTCTTCACGCTGCGGGCGATCAAGCTCGGGATCGACGGCGCGCTGGGCTCCCGGGGGGCCGCTCTCTTCGAGGACTACGCGGACGCGCCGGGGCAGCGCGGGCTCATCACGCGCGAGCCGGCCGAGATCGAATCGATCGCGCGCCAGGCCATCGCGAAGGGATTCCAGGTCTGCGTCCACGCCATCGGCGACCGGGGAAACGCCGGGGCGCTGGACGCGCTCACGGCGGCTCTCGCGGGGGCGCCGAAGGGTGACTACCGTTTCCGGATCGAGCACGCCCAGGTGCTGAGGCTCAAGGACATCCCCCGGTTCAAGGCGTCGGGGATCATCCCCTCGATGCAGCCGACGCACTGCACCTCCGACATGCGCTGGGCCGAGGCGAGGCTGGGGCCGAAGAGGATCGCGGGGGCGTACGCGTGGCGCAAGCTCCTCGCGACCGGCGTCCCACTCCCGGGGGGCTCGGATTTTCCCGTCGAGTCCCAGAACCCGTTCCTCGGAATCTACGCCGCGGTGACGCGTCAGGACCGATCTGGGTTCCCCGCGGGCGGGTGGAGGCCCGAGGAGAGGATGACTATCGGCGAGGCCCTCAGGGCCTTCACTTTGGACGCGGCGTACGCCGCCTTCGAGGAAGATCGGGCCGGAGCGATCGAGGCCGGGAGGCGGGCCGACATCGTCGTCCTGCGCTCGAACCCTCTCACGATGCCGGTGAGCGAGATCCTCGAGGCGGCGCCGGCCGCCGTCCTCCTCGCGGGGAGAGTCGTGAGGACGAGCCCCGACGTGGCCGGGCGGCTCCCCGTGGACGCGTCGCCTCGCTCCCCGCGGTGA
- a CDS encoding MBL fold metallo-hydrolase, producing MIFESIPVGAFQCNCVILGDEATREALVIDPGDEIERITEILDHHRLTLRKTLHTHGHLDHIGAAGALKRSRGATAHIHEGDLPLWRAFPEAAAAFGMAAEELPAPDAFLVHGDRIPFGARALEVIETPGHTPGSICLRLDLPERPAEPIVFTGDTLFWKGIGRTDLWGGDYRQLLGSIRDRVFALPDDALVHPGHGPATSIHDEKRGNPFIGEILKGPRPSGAR from the coding sequence TTGATCTTCGAGTCGATTCCGGTCGGCGCCTTCCAGTGCAACTGCGTCATCCTCGGCGATGAGGCGACCCGCGAGGCCCTGGTCATCGACCCGGGGGACGAGATCGAGCGGATCACCGAGATCCTGGATCACCACCGCCTCACGCTCCGGAAAACGCTCCACACCCACGGGCACCTCGACCACATCGGGGCGGCGGGGGCCCTCAAGCGATCGCGGGGGGCGACGGCCCACATTCATGAGGGGGATCTTCCGCTCTGGCGCGCCTTCCCTGAAGCCGCCGCGGCGTTCGGGATGGCCGCGGAGGAGCTTCCCGCCCCCGACGCTTTCCTCGTCCACGGCGACCGCATCCCCTTCGGCGCGCGCGCGCTCGAGGTGATCGAGACGCCGGGCCACACGCCGGGAAGCATCTGCCTGCGCCTCGATCTTCCGGAGCGGCCGGCGGAGCCCATCGTCTTCACGGGCGACACCCTCTTCTGGAAGGGGATCGGGAGGACGGATCTGTGGGGAGGGGACTACCGCCAGCTTCTCGGTTCGATCCGCGACCGGGTCTTCGCGCTCCCCGACGACGCGCTGGTCCACCCCGGCCACGGGCCGGCCACGAGCATCCACGACGAGAAGCGGGGGAATCCCTTCATCGGGGAGATTTTGAAGGGGCCGCGTCCTTCGGGAGCCCGATGA